In Leopardus geoffroyi isolate Oge1 chromosome D1, O.geoffroyi_Oge1_pat1.0, whole genome shotgun sequence, the genomic stretch TACAAGCACAACTGGATACAGTCGATTGAAGGTGGTGTCAGCACAGGCCAGTTTGATGACATCCTGGTGAAGGCAGAATGCATGAGAGAGGACATGGGAATggcaatagggaaaaaaataaaggggtacAATTGGAGGGATAACAGATACAAACCCCCTCAGCAGAACTCCCAGTCCAATTTTCAACACTTGAGTATAAGTGAGTATGGAGGTATATCTAAGGGGGTTGCGAATGGCAATAAAACGATCATAAGCCATAGCAAGCAAAACACCAGACTCTACAAAGGCAAGTGAGTGTATAAAGTAGGCTTGAGAAAAACAGGCTACTTTCCCAATCTCCCTGTGATCCAACCAGAGGACTCTGAGCACCGTAGGCATCGTGGTCAAGGTCAGCCCTAAGTCTGTGGCTGCTAGCATGGCCAGGAAATAGTACATAGGTTCATGAAGATTGTGATCTTCCTtaatgagaaggaggagggtgcTGTTGCCTAAAAGGACAGAGATGTAGATGAAAAAGAAGGGTGTGGAAATCCAGTGGTGAGCTGCCTCCAAGCCTGGAAAACCAGTCAACAGGAAGGAACTGGAATTGCCGTTCGGCCTCTTGTCGGGTTTATCCAAagacatgtcttttttttctgttattaccACAGAAATACAGCTCCACTTTCAAGGTATCCCTCCAACTATATTGTCTCAGAATTCTTTCTTAAAGGTAATAATGACATCAATATAAGCTATTGTTTCTCAAAACATATTCTCAAAACAAGTTGTATCTTCTGTGTTCTTAACTGCATATTCCTGGGACCATCCCTTACCTACTTAATTAAATCCTTGGTGTTTCATATGgtcatctgcattttaacagtcTCCCCAGGAAATGTTTAATCCATACTACATTTAGAAACCATCTATATCAACTATTCagacttcacagaaaaaaacCCTATTTGGTGGATTTCAAGGAACCCAACCTTGACCTAACTATACTTGTCTTCATGGTGATTCCTAACTCACATTATCCTGTATATGTGTGACTTTGAATTCTCAACAAAAGTTCCAGGggtctaagagaaaaaaaaggcatggaaAGAAAAGCTGTACCACTGCCACTGTTGCTAAGGAGCAGACAGATACGAGGAAGAGGTGCTGTGCCTTCCCAATTCATGGATCTgtgttggaaaaacaaacattacattttaattagcCTCCCCCTGGATACTACATAACTTTTAAATATCACTACAATAGCCTAATTTTAAGTTAGATAATTATAGACCCTGGAGCTGGAATAAATGCTTAGGCAAGCCAAGGACATGGCTCATCATTGACTTTATCcttcagtttgaaaaaaaaattatcttatttccatgtaatttctttctccttcctcattatttttctgtagaCCCACCCTAGTAACTCCCTAAAACCTGATTTCTCCCCTTTCAAGCTCTCCATTTGTGTTATACATCCACCTTCTTGATCTCCTTCCTTCTATATCCAGCCGTGGGCTTCTGAACCTGTCCTACCCGTAATAAATGAGAGCCCTTCTGCTGCTTAAATAGAATTGCCTGTTAGTGGAAGGAAGAGTTATGTCCCTTAAGAAGGTTTCATTGTCTCTTCTGCTACTAGATTATGGACTACTTGAATATAGAAACTATGTTTTATTTGCCTTACTTAACACCTAGTGAAGTACCAAAcatgttgtatatacatacacacatattacatacatacatcaattatatgtaaatacatgtatacatacatacacatatacatgcatacacatacatttatacaattatgcatatatacactAATTCACCCAATATGTTTTCAGCATCCACTATGTGATAGGGATGGCATATTAAGTACTGGGATTAAATGTTAATAAGACAAAGTCATGGATTTTATAAGCCATAAATTaggttagaaaataaataagaaatatttagataaatataagtgcaattttaaaataaaacagcactATTTAATAGAGATTGATTGGGATGATATTGCATACAGTTTATTAATTTGGATGATctgtctctgaggaggtgacatttgagctaaaACCTGAATAACAATGAAGGTTGGCCATATGAATATCTGGAGGAAGACTCTTccatttaaaagggaaaattagCATGTCTGTAGCTTGGTGAGCAAACAAGACAGAGACAATAGGTACTTTCAGAGACCCAGGTGGTGGTCAAGGGCCTTATAGATAACATAGGGCCTTATAGACAACACTGGAACTCTATTTTACTACAAATGTGATGAAAACACATTGGACAATGTAAAAATCACAGTGGAGGAGGGCATAGTGACATACTGaaatctgcattctttttttttttttccaacgtttttatttatttttgggacagagagagacagagcatgaatggggaggggcagagagaaagggagacacagaatcggaaacaggctccaggctctgagccatcagcccagagcctgacgcggggctcgaactcacagatcgcgagatcgtgacctggctgaagtcggacgcttaacccactgtgccacccaggtgcccctgaaatctgCATTCTTAAATTATCAGTTGGAATGCTTTGTGAGGAATGGATAATCAAGCAAGATCCAAGAAAGGATAGTAGTTAGAACACTATCAAAATAATCCAAGCTGGGGATGGTGATTATGACTAGGAAAGcagtggaaataaagaaaatttaaacagatatAGATACATTTTTTAGGTGGTACCAAGATTTGCTGATATATTGGAAATGGGAATGagggagaaacaaaataagactggctcatttctttgtgtgtgtgatttatggCTTGAGCAAATGGGAGGATGGTGAAGTCATTTCCTCAATGGAGTAAGTCTGAAAGACATATATTTACTCACAAGGAAATCAAGAGTTATCAGTAAATATGGTTGAATTGGAGCAAAtggatgtccttttttttctctttttacataCCAGAACAGTTTATTCAAGCTTTttcctaacttaaaaaaagatattctcaTTCAAGTATGCTTCTTTGAAGTTATTTTGCCAGTGGAAACCACCACCCTTAAGATGTTCTCAAAGAAAACCATCCTCTTACCTTGTACCTGTACAGATGACATTGAACTGCAAGCTTCTAGCAATGAAGTGGTGCCAGACAACTGGGCATGAGATGTGGATTTAGCCCTTTGGGGCTGACACTAAGCAACATAAAATTGGCAGAATCATTTCTCATTCTCCACACTCTGTCTTCAGGATTAAGATACATAAATTTAGagtttattgaaaatataatgagtattgtttatttttcagtcacTGGATACAAAGATAATCCCACATAGGTGTTCCTCTTCTTAGGTATTCTAAATACAACCTCATTCCCCTTACTTCTCTGACTCTTAAGCAATGATCTTAACCCAATGTCTTAAGGCAATTTTGTGAAGAATTCTCATTGTAAAAGAATATGTAACACAGTAATATAAATCACAATAAAGCTACTCAAAATGGAGGAGAACCATTCTATTTTTCCAATAACCTTCAATTCACTTTCCTCTTCTCTATTTCCAAGAATCCCATTCAGATCTAACTTGTACTTGGTGCTATGAGAAATTCACATGTCTTCAGCTAGGAGCTTCTCATAGTTTCTGAGAAGAACATTGAGGAATGATTCAAAAGCTGAGTAAAGACCATAGGGGAGGAAAGAGgttatgaaaatttgaaatagcACTAAGAAGAAGAATATATAGTTGACTAAATTCAGGCAATCTTCTACCATTTACAGTTATAACCATTCTCTACCTCATTTCAATATCGTGTGGGATTAGAGGTGCCTCTGTGATCATCCCCTAGAAAGGACAGGAGACATGTGAGAGGGCCAACCATATTCATACCATGGAGCACGGCAGGTGTCTCCTATGCCCAGATACCTTTCCAAGTGCTACCAAATTCACTGAGATCTGTGCACTCATAGAGAGCCATGAGCTATAaaaatcctttccttcttcttccctctgttttctctctagATAAGCTTATAGAGGAGTGCCCTAGTACCCTTTCCTATATATGCTGGGTGTTTGCCCATACTCACATGCTGCCTCGCTTGGATGTTAGGGATAAAGAACGGGGTTCTTGGGTCCTGCCTGAGGACTCAGATCACATGGCTCCTTTTCAGAGTCAGTTAAGAGATGCAGTCAGTTGAGGCTATTAATGAAGAAAGCACCTCCCCagagttttcccttttccagccACTGTAGCtcttaaaaagcattttctctaTCTTAACCCCTCCTGCGAAGGAGATGGAATATTTAACTAATCTCTCCAAGGTCTTAAAGCATCTTCTCCCAACCAGGTAAGGGGTTAACAGAGCCTCAGGTGGCAGCTTTATGTGTGAGAAATCAGAGTGCTTGTCTTTGTGGCCCCAGCAGACCTTGGTATCACCTATGGGAGACCATTTATCCTCCACATCTACTTCAAAGGTCAAATCTCTCCCAGTTGATCTCAGGAGAAAACTTAATGCATCTTATTAGCCTAAggcttttgaaataattatattttctgcttGGTTTATCTCAAAGCTAGCTTGAAAGTGGAAAATTAGGTAGACTGGAGTCAAAATATAAAAGTCAGTCAGCCTCCTCTAGTAACTAACAGGAATCTTCAGTCCTCATTTTTCCCTGATTGGCTTCACATCGCCAGAATTTTTGTTTGCTGGAAATGACATGAACATACCTATAACACAGTGCATGCTTCATCACTTTAGGCCCAAGGATGATAATATCTGTGGTTTCTCCTTTGACCATGCATGGCAGGAACCATCTTCCCTGTTACTGGttttagaggaaaagaaacatataGTACTCATGAACAAATTTCCTGTCCCTAAAGATCTGTTTGGGATTCTACCATGTTTTGTTAGGATTAAAGCAATGTTTAATGCAAATCTGAGATGCAAATGACTACTCTTAGAATCATCAGCTGGCTACTAACTGTGATAGGCTGAATTGTGTCATCTTGAAAATATTCGTATGTTGAAGTCATAACtgtcagtacctcagaatgtgactgcatttggagctATGCCTCTAGGGAggttattaagttaaaatgagactgTTAGACTGGGCCCTAATGCAATCTGACTTGTGTcctcagaggaagaggaaatttggacatggAGACAGACAACAGAGTGCACAGAGGAAAAGCCTTGTGAAGACATGGggggaagatggccatctatgagGCAAGAGAGGCCTCAGATGAAACCAACCCTGCCAATGCCTTGATCCAGGACATCGagcttccagaactctgagacaataaatttttgttgtctaAGCCATGCAGTCTGTGGTACTTGGTTATTGCAGCTCCAGAAAACCAGGACACCAGTAATGTAAACATGGACAAATTACACAACCAACCTGTTTAATACTGAATGTATATTTAGgtataaacttaataaaaattatacgAGACTGGATGCTAAAAGTTACAAAATTCCAATCAACAATATCAAAGAAGACCTGTGTGAATGGAGAGATGTACTTCATGGATCAGAAAACTCAATATAGTAAGCAGGTCAATTTTCCCTGCTTACCAATTTCCCTGCTTTCCAATTGATATATAGGTTTAGTACGATTCCTGGCAGTCACagcaaagtttttttgttttttacagacaTAGACAGGCttattctaaaatacatatgGGAGACAAGAGATctaaatagctaaaacaattttgaaaaataataaatgggaagaataatTCTGTTCAATGTTAAGGCCTAGTATATAGCTCTTATAATCAAGGTGGTAATGGTATTGATGGAGGGACAGCTATATAGAaatatggaacagaataggaaacccagaaatcgACTGACCTAGATAtactcaaatgattttttaattttcttttagtttttatttttaaaaaatttccccagCTTTATGGGAATATAACTGACATAACAACATTGTGTGAGTTTTAAGATATACAATgtgataaattatattcatatatattgtacaatgattaacacaataatggtaataaacacctccatcacctcacataattaccacttgtgtgtgtgtgtgtgtgtgtgtgtgtgtgtgtgtgtgtgagatgggaACATTTAAGATTACTCtatcagcaactttcaagtacataatacagtattgttaactatagtcactgtgcTGTGCATTGATCCCCCAAATTTACTCATCTTAAAACTGCAAGTTAGGTCCTTGTGGTCAACATCAGCTCATTCCTGACCCTCAACTCCCAGCCCCTatcaaccaccattttactctttttctgagtttgatttttttagattccacatataagtgagatcatccatatttttctttctctatttgacCTTATcataatttcacttagcagaatgccttcaaagtttatccatgttgcCAGGATATCTTttaatgactaaataatattccattatatgtgtatgtatacacataaatgtatgtgtatacagtagctgttaagcaactgactcttgatttcagctcagataatgatctcatggttcgtgggttggaaccccacgtcaggctctacaccaacagtatggagcctgctttgcattctctctctctccctctctctcttgcccctcccctgaacatgctatctctttcaaaattaattaattaattaattaattaattaacttaaaaaaaataaaacctgatatatatttttttctttatccattcatctgttgatagtcactttggttgtttccatgtcttggttactGCATATAATGTTACAATGAACTTGGAGGTATAGATATCtcttgagatagtgatttcatttccttcagctaTATACCCAGAAGTTAAATGCTGGATAATATgttaggtctatttttaatttttttaaagtaacgtCCAttgtgttttccatagtggctgtaccaattgacatttccatcaacagcacacaagggtttccttttctccacatccttaccaacatttgttatctcttgcctTCTTGACaaaagccattctaacaggtgtagggagatatctcattgtggttttcatttgaattgCCCAGATGATGAGGGATGCTGggcatattttcatgtacctgttggccatttatatgtcttctttgggaaaatgtctatgtAGGTCTTCTGCTCACTTATTAATTGAactgtttggttttttgtgttgtttggcTTTGCAAAaaactgtttgcttttttttgctttgtttgcaactgagttgtatgagttcctaaaatattttagatattaagctcttatcagatgtatggtttgcaggtattttctcccattccataagttgcctttttcattctgttggttgtttttcgttttgttttgctgtacagaagctttttagtttgatgtagtctcatctcacttgtttaattttgcttttgttacttgatcttttggtgtcatatccaaaatattgtcACTGAGAACAATGTCATGGAgcttttctcccatgttttcttttagcagttttatgcttttaggtcttacatttaagtc encodes the following:
- the LOC123600442 gene encoding olfactory receptor 51B5-like; the encoded protein is MSLDKPDKRPNGNSSSFLLTGFPGLEAAHHWISTPFFFIYISVLLGNSTLLLLIKEDHNLHEPMYYFLAMLAATDLGLTLTTMPTVLRVLWLDHREIGKVACFSQAYFIHSLAFVESGVLLAMAYDRFIAIRNPLRYTSILTYTQVLKIGLGVLLRGFVSVIPPIVPLYFFPYCHSHVLSHAFCLHQDVIKLACADTTFNRLYPVVLVVFIFVLDSLIILISYVLILKSVLRIASKEERAKAFNTCVSHICCVLVFYVTVIGLSLIHRFGKQVPHIVHLTMSYVYFLFPPLMNPIIYSVKTKQIRSGFLHLFTSHHSPSHRM